A part of Astatotilapia calliptera chromosome 15, fAstCal1.2, whole genome shotgun sequence genomic DNA contains:
- the lrp11 gene encoding low-density lipoprotein receptor-related protein 11: MALLQHPRLLLACVGLLLLLTFGSIDARSSPISDLKSKISGVEELLEEFRKQLQQDQTYRTGEVMDSCVGDFSAAGDRIIRAKDSIEQGATFLLAPDKVYTRKDCVHACCSQPHCTVAVLHEDQRQPGDSLRCYLFNCTYRSKNVCAFSAQKGFTTYSRTPNTTQGHLPVSSSDSARRPGEEAPDEDDADVDEPPRSDAGQDVVIQLPTDWAVLDGRDSVDDHGIRRYEWSLIKGDTAINMKSTHPGLLKISGLQEGVYTFQMTVTDTAGQKSSDNISVTVLAPKHQAEVCTGHCSNYQFKCDDGCCIDITYACDGKQHCPDRSDEDFCPNFDGSRKSVTHAVDLPSPQRPVAQTKKAEDDSMLPTGARKTITPQDTSKAAPSQSASEQEASVSQDPCAAAPVVGPCKGTFPRWYYDQNVGECKHFLYGGCQGNHNNFLQELDCVSECIQKSPAFRPASVAPPVTKQTEIASPKATQSQAVSDAPISKPFPVMGGHPVPESGAILPLALGLIITALLLLMISCRLRLVRHKLKKARPLTTEESDYLINGMYL, encoded by the exons GGACTTGAAATCCAAAATATCCGGGGTGGAGGAGCTCTTGGAGGAATTCCGCAAACAGCTGCAGCAGGACCAGACCTACAGGACAGGTGAAGTGATGGACTCCTGCGTGGGCGACTTCAGTGCCGCGGGGGATCGCATCATCCGGGCCAAGGACTCCATCGAGCAAGGAGCCACCTTCCTGCTGGCCCCGGACAAGGTGTACACCAGGAAGGACTGTGTGCACGCCTGCTGCTCCCAGCCTCACTGCACAGTTGCGGTGCTTCACGAGGACCAAAGGCAGCCCGGGGACAGTCTCCGCTGCTACCTGTTTAACTGCACCTACAGGAGTAAGAATGTGTGCGCCTTCTCGGCTCAGAAAGGCTTCACGACATACAGCCGGACTCCCAACACAACGCAGGGACACCTCCCTGTTTCATCTAGCGACTCAGCCCGGAGGCCCGGAGAAGAAGCTCCTGATGAGGATGATGCAG ACGTGGATGAGCCTCCTCGCAGTGACGCTGGACAGGATGTGGTTATCCAGCTGCCCACAGATTGGGCTGTGCTGGATGGCCGTGACAGCGTGGACGACCACGGGATCCGCCGCTATGAGTGGAGTCTGATTAAAGGAGACACAGCCATCAATATGAAG TCAACACATCCAGGTTTGCTGAAGATCAGTGGCCTCCAGGAAGGAGTCTACACGTTTCAGATGACAGTCACTGACACGGCGGGACAGAAGAGCTCCGATAACATCTCTGTCACCGTACTGGCTCCAAAACACCAAGCAGAAG TATGTACCGGTCACTGCTCAAACTACCAATTTAAGTGTGATGACGGTTGCTGTATTGACATCACCTATGCCTGCGATGGGAAGCAGCACTGTCCAGACCGCTCAGACGAAGACTTCTGCCCAAACT tcGATGGCAGCCGAAAGTCAGTGACCCACGCTGTGGACCTGCCCAGCCCTCAGCGGCCTGTCGCTCAGACAAAGAAAGCTGAAGACGACTCCATGCTCCCGACTGGAGCCAGAAAGACCATCACACCGCAAGACACAAGCAAGGCGGCTCCTTCTCAAAGTGCCAGTGAGCAGGAAGCTTCAGTCAGTCAAG ACCCATGTGCTGCTGCTCCAGTTGTGGGACCCTGTAAAGGCACCTTCCCACGGTGGTACTACGACCAAAATGTGGGAGAGTGCAAACACTTCCTGTATGGAGGCTGCCAGGGAAACCACAACAACTTCCTCCAGGAGTTGGACTGTGTCAGTGAATGCATACAAAAAA GTCCAGCTTTCAGACCTGCCAGTGTGGCTCCTCCAGTCACCAAGCAGACTGAGATAG cttcCCCTAAAGCCACCCAGAGCCAAGCAGTGAGTGACGCCCCCATCTCCAAACCATTTCCAGTCATGGGAGGACACCCAGTCCCAGAGTCAG GTGCCATCCTTCCTCTGGCACTTGGCCTAATCATCACTGCCCTGCTGCTGCTCATGATCAGCTGTCGTCTCAGGCTCGTCCGCCACAAACTGAAGAAAGCGCGTCCCCTCACTACAGAGGAGTCAGATTACCTCATTAATGGCATGTACCTGTAG